In the genome of Phlebotomus papatasi isolate M1 chromosome 2, Ppap_2.1, whole genome shotgun sequence, one region contains:
- the LOC129802844 gene encoding mitogen-activated protein kinase kinase kinase kinase 3 isoform X6 — protein sequence MAAALLSSDISRRNPQNEYELIQKIGSGTYGDVYKAKRLQSNDLAAIKVIKLEPGDDIQIIQQEIIMMRDCRHPNIIAYYGSYLRRDKLWICMEYCGGGSLQDIYQVTGPLTEQQIAYMCRETLKGLAYLHSRGKMHRDIKGANILLTESGDVKLADFGVSAQITATINKRRSFIGTPYWMAPEVAAVERKGGYNQLCDIWACGITAIELAELQPPMFDLHPMRALFLMSKSGFKPPTLKEKEKWSPTFHSFIKTALTKNPKKRPTAERLLQHQFVESEMPLRVAQELLQKYYSPNQFYFYSDGDEEGAVANVPQRIASKMTSRSNAPPTQWNADRSSSPETLPSDIATLPLMDTKDGLAGECACSHAIASSNHNGGAQGMSAQILAPLRETALVGSDDCGDQKVICRGETNQNGAVESPRRHSSMDQLVGLLNEMGVSSGRHRSLSDSGGAAEEEEDRPEAAQPDLLNNTPPVPPKRSHRRRHTPPRPTSNGLPPTPKVHMGACFSKIFNGCPLSINCTASWIHPETRDQHLLIGAEEGIFNLNMNELHDAVIDQVFPRRTTWLYVIKDVLMSLSGKSSQLYRHDLIALHSKQTHRFSLHMNRIPEKLVPRKFALTTKVPDTKGCTQCCVTRNPYNGYKYLCGAQPSGIFLMQWYDPLNKFMLLKQCEWPSIGGTVPPHTPVFEMLITPELEYPLVCVAIKKAIGMTHSTVKLDLINMNSGASWFHSDELECDGTATMVPRREPLKVVKVHQLEKDTILVCHGNTIHIVTMNGMQKQSKKLVSQLKFDFNIESVVCLNDSVLAFHKHGMQGRSLRNGEITQEITDMSRTYRLLGSDKVVALESQLLRTGSLGSEEGHDLYILAGHEASY from the exons ATGGCAGCAGCACTTCTCAGCTCAGATATTTCCCGACGAAATCCCCAGAATGAGTATGAGTTGATCCAGAAGATTGGCTCCGGAACGTATGGGGATGTGTACAAG GCGAAACGTCTGCAAAGCAATGACCTTGCTGCCATTAAAGTCATCAAGTTGGAGCCCGGCGATGACATCCAAATTATTCAGCAGGAGATCATCATGATGCGAGATTGTCGGCATCCCAATATCATTGCGTACTATGGGAGCTACCTGCGGCGAGATAAACTGTGGATTTGCATGGAATATTGTGGGGGAGGGAGTCTCCAGGATATTTATCAAGTGACAGGTCCGCTGACGGAACAGCAGATCGCCTACATGTGCCGGGAGACTCTCAAGGGTCTAGCTTATTTGCATTCCCGCGGGAAGATGCATCGAGACATCAAGGGAGCAAATATTCTTCTGACCGAGAGTGGAGATGTCAAATTGGCCGATTTTGGTGTTTCAGCACAAATTACGGCCACAATCAACAAGAGACGCAGCTTTATTG GTACTCCATACTGGATGGCCCCTGAAGTGGCCGCCGTGGAGCGAAAAGGTGGTTACAATCAACTCTGTGATATTTGGGCATGTGGTATAACAGCTATTG AATTAGCTGAACTACAGCCGCCGATGTTTGATTTGCATCCGATGCGAGCGTTATTTTTGATGTCCAAGAGTGGCTTTAAGCCACCAACACTGAAGGAGAAGGAAAAGTGGTCTCCAACTTTTCATTCCTTTATTAAGACAGCACTGACGAAGAATCCTAAGAAAAGGCCAACAGCTGAGCGTCTGCTGCAGCATCAGTTTGTTGAGAGTGAAATGCCCCTGAGAGTGGCTCAGGAACTTCTGCAGAAATATTACAGTCCCAATCAGTTCTATTTCTATTCGGATGGAGATGAGGAGGGAGCTGTGGCGAATGTTCCGCAGCGAATTGCCAGCAAAATGACATCAAGATCCAATG CTCCACCAACTCAATGGAATGCAGATCGCTCATCGAGTCCTGAAACGTTACCAAGTGATAT AGCGACTCTCCCGTTGATGGACACGAAAGATGGACTGGCAGGTGAATGTGCATGCTCTCATGCAATTGCATCGAGTAATCACAATGGTGGGGCTCAGGGAATGTCGGCGCAGATACTGGCTCCTCTCAGGGAGACTGCTCTCGTGGGATCTGACGATTGTGGGGACCAGAAGGTGATTTGTCGTGGGGAGACGAATCAGAATGGTGCTGTGGAGAGTCCGAGGAGGCACAGTTCGATGGATCAACTTGTGGGATTGCTCAATGAGATGGGTGTTTCATCGGGTAGGCATAGGAGTTTGAGTGATAGTGGTGGAGCTGCTGAAGAGGAAGAAGATCGTCCTGAAGCTGCCCAGCCAGATTTACTCAATAACACTCCTCCAGTACCCCCAAAACGCTCCCATCGTCGGAGACATACACCTCCCAGGCCTACATCGAATGGCCTACCACCTACACCAAAAGTTCATATGGGCGCCTGCTTCAGCAAAATCTTCAACGGATGTCCTCTGAGTATAAACTGCACAGCTTCGTGGATTCATCCGGAAACAAGGGATCAACATTTGTTGATTGGAGCTGAAGAGGGCATCTTCAATCTCAACATGAATGAATTGCACGATGCAGTGATCGATCAGGTTTTTCCCAGGCGCACCACGTGGCTCTATGTGATCAAAGATGTGCTCATGTCACTGTCTGGAAAGAGCTCTCAGCTCTACAGGCATGACCTCATAGCCCTACACTCGAAACAGACGCACAGGTTCTCGTTGCACATGAACAGAATACCTGAGAAACTTGTACCCAGAAAGTTTGCTCTGACCACAAAGGTGCCGGACACCAAAGGATGTACGCAGTGTTGTGTCACGAGGAATCCCTACAATGG CTACAAATACCTTTGTGGGGCTCAACCATCTGGTATCTTCCTGATGCAGTGGTACGATCCTCTAAATAAATTCATGCTGCTGAAGCAGTGCGAGTGGCCATCGATTGGAGGTACAGTGCCTCCTCATACACCTGTCTTTGAAATGTTGATAACGCCCGAGTTAGAGTACCCGCTCGTGTGTGTGGCCATTAAAAAGGCCATCGGGATGACGCATAGTACCGTCAAGCTGGACTTGATTAATATGAACAGCGGTGCCAGTTGGTTCCACTCGGATGAGCTGGAATGCGATGGAACGGCCACAATGGTACCCAGAAGGGAACCGTTGAAGGTCGTGAAGGTGCACCAGCTGGAGAAGGATACAATTCTCGTGTGTCATGGCAACACAATTCACATTGTCACAATGAATGGGATGCAGAAGCAGAGCAAGAAACTCGTGTCACaactcaaatttgactttaACATCGAAAGTGTTG TTTGCCTGAACGACAGTGTCTTAGCATTCCATAAGCATGGAATGCAGGGAAGATCTCTGAGGAATGGCGAGATAACTCAGGAGATCACCGACATGAGTCGCACATATCGGCTTTTAGGGAGCgataa AGTTGTTGCGCTGGAGAGTCAATTACTGCGTACTGGATCTCTTGGAAGTGAAGAGGGACATGATTTGTATATTTTAGCCGGACATGAGGCCAGCTATTGA
- the LOC129802844 gene encoding mitogen-activated protein kinase kinase kinase kinase 3 isoform X5 — protein sequence MAAALLSSDISRRNPQNEYELIQKIGSGTYGDVYKAKRLQSNDLAAIKVIKLEPGDDIQIIQQEIIMMRDCRHPNIIAYYGSYLRRDKLWICMEYCGGGSLQDIYQVTGPLTEQQIAYMCRETLKGLAYLHSRGKMHRDIKGANILLTESGDVKLADFGVSAQITATINKRRSFIGTPYWMAPEVAAVERKGGYNQLCDIWACGITAIELAELQPPMFDLHPMRALFLMSKSGFKPPTLKEKEKWSPTFHSFIKTALTKNPKKRPTAERLLQHQFVESEMPLRVAQELLQKYYSPNQFYFYSDGDEEGAVANVPQRIASKMTSRSNGIAAPPTQWNADRSSSPETLPSDIATLPLMDTKDGLAGECACSHAIASSNHNGGAQGMSAQILAPLRETALVGSDDCGDQKVICRGETNQNGAVESPRRHSSMDQLVGLLNEMGVSSGRHRSLSDSGGAAEEEEDRPEAAQPDLLNNTPPVPPKRSHRRRHTPPRPTSNGLPPTPKVHMGACFSKIFNGCPLSINCTASWIHPETRDQHLLIGAEEGIFNLNMNELHDAVIDQVFPRRTTWLYVIKDVLMSLSGKSSQLYRHDLIALHSKQTHRFSLHMNRIPEKLVPRKFALTTKVPDTKGCTQCCVTRNPYNGYKYLCGAQPSGIFLMQWYDPLNKFMLLKQCEWPSIGGTVPPHTPVFEMLITPELEYPLVCVAIKKAIGMTHSTVKLDLINMNSGASWFHSDELECDGTATMVPRREPLKVVKVHQLEKDTILVCHGNTIHIVTMNGMQKQSKKLVSQLKFDFNIESVVCLNDSVLAFHKHGMQGRSLRNGEITQEITDMSRTYRLLGSDKVVALESQLLRTGSLGSEEGHDLYILAGHEASY from the exons ATGGCAGCAGCACTTCTCAGCTCAGATATTTCCCGACGAAATCCCCAGAATGAGTATGAGTTGATCCAGAAGATTGGCTCCGGAACGTATGGGGATGTGTACAAG GCGAAACGTCTGCAAAGCAATGACCTTGCTGCCATTAAAGTCATCAAGTTGGAGCCCGGCGATGACATCCAAATTATTCAGCAGGAGATCATCATGATGCGAGATTGTCGGCATCCCAATATCATTGCGTACTATGGGAGCTACCTGCGGCGAGATAAACTGTGGATTTGCATGGAATATTGTGGGGGAGGGAGTCTCCAGGATATTTATCAAGTGACAGGTCCGCTGACGGAACAGCAGATCGCCTACATGTGCCGGGAGACTCTCAAGGGTCTAGCTTATTTGCATTCCCGCGGGAAGATGCATCGAGACATCAAGGGAGCAAATATTCTTCTGACCGAGAGTGGAGATGTCAAATTGGCCGATTTTGGTGTTTCAGCACAAATTACGGCCACAATCAACAAGAGACGCAGCTTTATTG GTACTCCATACTGGATGGCCCCTGAAGTGGCCGCCGTGGAGCGAAAAGGTGGTTACAATCAACTCTGTGATATTTGGGCATGTGGTATAACAGCTATTG AATTAGCTGAACTACAGCCGCCGATGTTTGATTTGCATCCGATGCGAGCGTTATTTTTGATGTCCAAGAGTGGCTTTAAGCCACCAACACTGAAGGAGAAGGAAAAGTGGTCTCCAACTTTTCATTCCTTTATTAAGACAGCACTGACGAAGAATCCTAAGAAAAGGCCAACAGCTGAGCGTCTGCTGCAGCATCAGTTTGTTGAGAGTGAAATGCCCCTGAGAGTGGCTCAGGAACTTCTGCAGAAATATTACAGTCCCAATCAGTTCTATTTCTATTCGGATGGAGATGAGGAGGGAGCTGTGGCGAATGTTCCGCAGCGAATTGCCAGCAAAATGACATCAAGATCCAATGGTATTGCAG CTCCACCAACTCAATGGAATGCAGATCGCTCATCGAGTCCTGAAACGTTACCAAGTGATAT AGCGACTCTCCCGTTGATGGACACGAAAGATGGACTGGCAGGTGAATGTGCATGCTCTCATGCAATTGCATCGAGTAATCACAATGGTGGGGCTCAGGGAATGTCGGCGCAGATACTGGCTCCTCTCAGGGAGACTGCTCTCGTGGGATCTGACGATTGTGGGGACCAGAAGGTGATTTGTCGTGGGGAGACGAATCAGAATGGTGCTGTGGAGAGTCCGAGGAGGCACAGTTCGATGGATCAACTTGTGGGATTGCTCAATGAGATGGGTGTTTCATCGGGTAGGCATAGGAGTTTGAGTGATAGTGGTGGAGCTGCTGAAGAGGAAGAAGATCGTCCTGAAGCTGCCCAGCCAGATTTACTCAATAACACTCCTCCAGTACCCCCAAAACGCTCCCATCGTCGGAGACATACACCTCCCAGGCCTACATCGAATGGCCTACCACCTACACCAAAAGTTCATATGGGCGCCTGCTTCAGCAAAATCTTCAACGGATGTCCTCTGAGTATAAACTGCACAGCTTCGTGGATTCATCCGGAAACAAGGGATCAACATTTGTTGATTGGAGCTGAAGAGGGCATCTTCAATCTCAACATGAATGAATTGCACGATGCAGTGATCGATCAGGTTTTTCCCAGGCGCACCACGTGGCTCTATGTGATCAAAGATGTGCTCATGTCACTGTCTGGAAAGAGCTCTCAGCTCTACAGGCATGACCTCATAGCCCTACACTCGAAACAGACGCACAGGTTCTCGTTGCACATGAACAGAATACCTGAGAAACTTGTACCCAGAAAGTTTGCTCTGACCACAAAGGTGCCGGACACCAAAGGATGTACGCAGTGTTGTGTCACGAGGAATCCCTACAATGG CTACAAATACCTTTGTGGGGCTCAACCATCTGGTATCTTCCTGATGCAGTGGTACGATCCTCTAAATAAATTCATGCTGCTGAAGCAGTGCGAGTGGCCATCGATTGGAGGTACAGTGCCTCCTCATACACCTGTCTTTGAAATGTTGATAACGCCCGAGTTAGAGTACCCGCTCGTGTGTGTGGCCATTAAAAAGGCCATCGGGATGACGCATAGTACCGTCAAGCTGGACTTGATTAATATGAACAGCGGTGCCAGTTGGTTCCACTCGGATGAGCTGGAATGCGATGGAACGGCCACAATGGTACCCAGAAGGGAACCGTTGAAGGTCGTGAAGGTGCACCAGCTGGAGAAGGATACAATTCTCGTGTGTCATGGCAACACAATTCACATTGTCACAATGAATGGGATGCAGAAGCAGAGCAAGAAACTCGTGTCACaactcaaatttgactttaACATCGAAAGTGTTG TTTGCCTGAACGACAGTGTCTTAGCATTCCATAAGCATGGAATGCAGGGAAGATCTCTGAGGAATGGCGAGATAACTCAGGAGATCACCGACATGAGTCGCACATATCGGCTTTTAGGGAGCgataa AGTTGTTGCGCTGGAGAGTCAATTACTGCGTACTGGATCTCTTGGAAGTGAAGAGGGACATGATTTGTATATTTTAGCCGGACATGAGGCCAGCTATTGA